A single genomic interval of Thiovulum sp. ES harbors:
- a CDS encoding putative Zn-dependent peptidase (PFAM: Peptidase M16 inactive domain; Insulinase (Peptidase family M16)), whose protein sequence is MASSIPEFQQKELKNGLQILVVPLKNGSGVINTNIVYQVGSRNEIMGKSGIAHMLEHLNFKSTKNMKTGEFDEIVKGFGGLNNASTSFDITNYFIKSSAQNLDKSLELFADMMANLNLKDEEFQSERDVVLEERYWRTDNSPFGLLYFTIFNNAFVYHPYHWTPIGFINDIKSWKIEDIRDFWQTYYQPKNAFVIVTGDVEADEVFSKVEKWFGKIENKREIPTRKYSEPEQLGAKRVYINKETKVEYFALGFKIPDFKNPDQTELSIISELFSSGRSSRLYKRLVIEKKLASVIYSYPMDSIDENLFLFMALGNGGVSAEDLEKEVWIEIEKLKNELVSEKELEKVKTNVKSDFIYSFEKSMETAQIFAQYFAKGDLEPLLKYEERVMKSSAEKIQEVAKKYFIKKNSTTVIYKK, encoded by the coding sequence ATGGCAAGTTCAATTCCAGAATTTCAGCAAAAAGAGTTGAAAAATGGTTTGCAAATTCTAGTTGTTCCACTCAAAAATGGTAGTGGAGTTATAAACACAAACATAGTTTATCAAGTTGGCTCGAGAAACGAGATTATGGGAAAAAGTGGAATTGCACACATGCTTGAACACTTGAATTTCAAATCTACAAAAAACATGAAAACGGGTGAATTTGACGAAATCGTAAAAGGTTTTGGCGGATTAAATAATGCATCAACAAGTTTTGACATCACAAACTATTTTATTAAAAGTTCCGCTCAAAATTTGGATAAGTCATTAGAACTTTTTGCGGACATGATGGCAAATCTGAATTTAAAAGATGAAGAGTTTCAGTCAGAAAGAGATGTTGTTTTAGAAGAGCGATATTGGAGAACTGACAATTCGCCGTTTGGTCTTTTGTATTTCACAATTTTCAACAATGCTTTTGTGTATCACCCGTATCACTGGACTCCGATTGGGTTTATAAATGATATTAAGAGTTGGAAAATTGAAGATATTCGGGATTTTTGGCAAACTTATTACCAGCCGAAAAATGCTTTTGTAATTGTTACGGGAGATGTAGAAGCCGATGAGGTCTTCTCAAAAGTTGAAAAGTGGTTTGGAAAAATTGAGAACAAACGGGAGATTCCAACTCGAAAATATTCAGAGCCTGAGCAACTTGGTGCAAAACGAGTCTATATCAACAAAGAGACAAAAGTCGAATATTTTGCACTCGGTTTCAAAATTCCTGATTTTAAAAATCCAGACCAAACTGAACTTTCGATAATTTCGGAACTCTTTTCGTCTGGTCGTTCGAGTCGTCTTTACAAAAGACTTGTGATTGAGAAAAAGTTGGCTTCTGTAATTTACAGTTATCCGATGGATAGCATTGATGAAAATCTTTTCCTGTTTATGGCACTTGGAAACGGTGGAGTTTCTGCTGAAGATCTTGAAAAAGAGGTTTGGATTGAAATTGAAAAATTGAAAAACGAACTTGTTTCAGAAAAAGAGCTAGAAAAAGTGAAAACAAATGTGAAATCTGATTTCATTTACTCTTTTGAGAAATCGATGGAAACAGCTCAAATTTTTGCTCAATATTTTGCAAAAGGTGATTTAGAACCACTCTTAAAATATGAAGAACGAGTGATGAAAAGTTCAGCTGAAAAAATTCAGGAAGTCGCAAAAAAATATTTTATCAAAAAGAATTCAACAACAGTTATTTACAAAAAGTAA
- a CDS encoding thioredoxin domain-containing protein (PFAM: Thioredoxin), whose amino-acid sequence MLDTQIVSVEEAEKILSEEKATIVYFTSPKCNVCKSLRPKVMELMKSEFPDMGRYFVDASVSEDVSAKFTVFAVPTILVFLEGREFARESRNMSPMGLAEKIRRPYEIMNS is encoded by the coding sequence ATGTTAGACACTCAAATTGTTTCAGTTGAAGAAGCAGAAAAAATTCTTTCTGAAGAAAAAGCAACAATTGTATATTTCACTTCTCCAAAATGTAATGTTTGCAAATCTTTACGACCAAAAGTTATGGAATTGATGAAAAGTGAATTTCCAGACATGGGACGATATTTTGTAGATGCTTCAGTATCTGAAGATGTCTCTGCAAAATTTACAGTTTTTGCTGTTCCAACAATTCTTGTATTTTTAGAGGGTCGAGAATTTGCACGAGAATCTAGAAATATGAGTCCAATGGGACTTGCTGAAAAAATCCGACGACCTTACGAAATTATGAACTCTTAA
- a CDS encoding putative rRNA methylase SpoU family (PFAM: SpoU rRNA Methylase family~TIGRFAM: rRNA methylase, putative, group 2), with amino-acid sequence MHLIKPLGFDISDKAIKRAGLDYWKKLNPTVWENFDEFLDSVPDKKRMFFATTKTEKLYFQNSFNEGDYILFGSESRGISAHILQEFKNQTITIPMGKEGRSLNLAMSVSIILYKAIEQNIEILE; translated from the coding sequence TTGCACCTCATCAAACCACTCGGTTTTGATATTTCTGACAAAGCAATAAAAAGAGCTGGGCTTGACTATTGGAAAAAATTAAATCCAACAGTTTGGGAAAATTTTGATGAATTTTTAGATTCTGTTCCAGATAAAAAGAGAATGTTTTTTGCAACGACAAAAACAGAAAAATTATATTTTCAAAACTCTTTTAATGAGGGAGATTACATTCTTTTTGGTAGTGAAAGTCGCGGGATTTCAGCTCACATTCTACAAGAATTTAAAAATCAAACAATCACTATTCCAATGGGAAAAGAGGGACGAAGTCTAAATTTGGCAATGAGTGTCTCAATCATTCTCTACAAAGCAATTGAGCAAAACATCGAAATACTCGAATAA